A window from Halorubrum sp. BV1 encodes these proteins:
- a CDS encoding NAD(P)/FAD-dependent oxidoreductase, producing MPDQLRDDPTITVVGGGFGGLAAAAYLADAGGDVELLERHDRVGGHAGVIERDGFRFDAGPSWYLMPDVFERFFGHFDRVPEDYYELERLDPQYRVFWKDGDRVTVRPNRENVHDVFDSYEPGAGDALATYLDRAERNYELAMDRVVYEGRDRVRDYLDADLLPLVPRYRLFGTMDDYVSRYVAHPKLKQLLEYTLVFLGGSPYNTPALYSIMSHVDLNMNVFYPEGGIAGVVDALADLARERGATIETGVEVQSIDGSAGEFELGTEAETRRTDLVVSNANPAYVERELLDPSDRDHDPSYWNERTYAPSAYMLYLGVEGDVDPLAHHSLVLPTDWSDHFEAIFEDPRWPDDPAYYLSVASKTDDSVAPDGHSAVVALVPIAPGLDDGSDVRERYRETVLADLAEHTGVDLRGRIVSETTACVSDFAERYGDPEGTALGLAHTLFQTGPLRPGHRAGVDGLYYVGSFTAPGIGMPMCLISGEHAAAALRDDYPEALHGRETATAD from the coding sequence ATGCCAGACCAGCTGCGTGACGACCCGACGATCACCGTCGTCGGCGGCGGGTTCGGCGGGCTCGCGGCGGCCGCGTACCTCGCCGACGCCGGGGGTGACGTGGAACTGCTCGAACGGCATGACCGGGTCGGCGGCCACGCGGGGGTCATAGAGCGGGATGGGTTCCGGTTCGACGCGGGGCCGTCGTGGTACCTAATGCCGGACGTGTTCGAGCGCTTTTTCGGGCACTTCGACCGCGTCCCCGAGGACTACTACGAGCTGGAGCGGCTCGACCCGCAGTACCGCGTGTTCTGGAAGGACGGCGACCGCGTCACCGTCCGGCCGAATCGCGAGAACGTCCACGACGTGTTCGACTCGTATGAGCCCGGTGCCGGAGACGCGCTCGCGACGTACCTCGACCGCGCCGAGCGCAACTACGAGCTGGCGATGGACCGGGTCGTCTACGAGGGGCGCGACCGAGTGCGCGACTATCTGGACGCGGACTTGCTCCCGCTCGTCCCGCGGTATCGCCTGTTCGGGACGATGGACGACTACGTGAGCCGGTACGTCGCTCATCCGAAGCTCAAACAGCTCTTGGAGTACACGCTCGTGTTTCTCGGCGGGTCGCCGTACAACACCCCGGCGCTGTACAGCATCATGAGTCACGTCGACTTGAACATGAACGTCTTCTATCCCGAGGGCGGTATCGCCGGCGTCGTCGACGCGCTGGCGGATCTCGCCCGCGAACGGGGGGCCACGATCGAGACCGGAGTCGAGGTGCAGTCGATCGACGGCAGCGCTGGCGAGTTCGAACTCGGAACCGAGGCGGAGACGCGACGAACCGACCTCGTGGTTAGCAACGCCAACCCGGCGTACGTCGAGCGGGAACTGCTCGACCCGAGCGACCGCGACCACGATCCGAGCTACTGGAACGAGCGAACGTACGCTCCCTCCGCGTATATGCTGTATCTCGGGGTCGAGGGAGACGTCGACCCGCTCGCGCACCACTCGCTCGTCCTCCCGACCGACTGGTCCGACCACTTCGAGGCCATCTTCGAGGACCCGCGCTGGCCCGATGACCCCGCGTACTATCTCTCCGTCGCCTCCAAGACGGACGATTCGGTCGCGCCGGACGGCCACAGCGCCGTCGTCGCGCTGGTCCCGATCGCCCCCGGACTCGACGACGGATCGGACGTGCGCGAGCGGTACCGCGAGACGGTGTTGGCCGACCTCGCCGAGCACACCGGGGTGGACCTTCGGGGACGGATCGTCTCCGAGACGACCGCCTGCGTCAGCGACTTCGCGGAGCGCTACGGCGACCCGGAGGGGACGGCGCTCGGGCTCGCGCACACGCTCTTTCAGACGGGACCGCTTCGCCCCGGTCACCGAGCCGGAGTCGACGGGCTCTATTACGTCGGCTCGTTCACCGCTCCCGGTATCGGAATGCCGATGTGTCTCATCAGCGGCGAGCACGCGGCGGCGGCCCTCCGAGACGACTACCCCGAGGCCCTCCACGGCCGAGAGACAGCAACGGCGGACTGA
- a CDS encoding Brp/Blh family beta-carotene 15,15'-dioxygenase: MSLTVQKRVWRSVGGADTHPSIGLSRAALGALIGGFGALALAGIAVPIEAQMVIYLVGMIALNLPHGGYEHFENLRRRRPSFRWRYVVAYLTAIAGFVGLFLIAPVAGLALALVVAMAKGGIGGLRVLESTVGSDHLRTRPQRALAAAVRGGAVMLVPMAFHTDTFYAFSTLMVGIVEPGALGSAAGRVDAVRTTIVVGYGAALVAHVALGYVRGGGRSWLVDASETVLLAAYFAVVPVLVAVGLYFPFWYSARQVARTATVEAEPAGDDKWDLIGGDSVSAAALRAWTLMAVGALATFTVIAAFYWAFPNPFAGSGLLPGAVAFWSVAISIIALPHVVVGDLLDTERGIWYVP; the protein is encoded by the coding sequence ATGTCACTGACCGTTCAAAAACGCGTGTGGCGGTCGGTCGGCGGGGCGGACACCCATCCGTCGATCGGGCTCTCGCGGGCGGCGCTCGGAGCGCTCATCGGCGGGTTCGGTGCGCTCGCGCTCGCCGGGATCGCCGTCCCGATCGAAGCGCAAATGGTGATCTACCTCGTGGGAATGATCGCGTTGAACCTCCCGCACGGGGGGTACGAGCACTTCGAGAACCTTCGGCGGCGGCGGCCGTCGTTCCGCTGGCGATACGTCGTCGCCTACCTGACCGCGATCGCCGGGTTCGTCGGACTGTTCCTGATCGCGCCGGTCGCCGGACTCGCGCTCGCGCTGGTCGTCGCGATGGCGAAAGGCGGAATCGGTGGCCTCCGCGTTCTTGAGTCGACCGTCGGAAGCGATCACCTGCGGACGCGACCGCAGCGGGCGCTCGCCGCCGCGGTGCGCGGCGGGGCCGTCATGCTCGTGCCCATGGCGTTTCACACCGATACGTTCTACGCGTTCAGTACGCTCATGGTCGGTATCGTGGAACCGGGGGCGCTCGGGAGTGCGGCCGGACGCGTCGACGCGGTCCGGACGACGATCGTCGTCGGCTACGGTGCCGCGCTCGTCGCGCACGTCGCGCTGGGGTACGTCCGGGGCGGCGGACGGTCGTGGCTCGTCGACGCGAGCGAGACCGTCCTCCTCGCCGCGTACTTCGCCGTCGTCCCGGTGCTCGTCGCCGTCGGGCTCTACTTCCCCTTCTGGTACTCCGCCAGACAGGTCGCCCGGACGGCGACCGTCGAAGCAGAACCCGCCGGCGACGACAAGTGGGACCTCATCGGCGGTGACTCCGTCTCGGCTGCCGCACTGCGGGCGTGGACGCTGATGGCGGTCGGTGCGCTCGCGACCTTCACCGTCATCGCCGCGTTCTACTGGGCGTTTCCGAATCCGTTCGCGGGGTCGGGACTGCTCCCCGGCGCGGTGGCGTTCTGGAGCGTCGCGATCAGTATCATCGCACTCCCGCACGTCGTCGTCGGCGACCTACTCGACACCGAACGAGGGATCTGGTACGTGCCGTGA
- a CDS encoding ferredoxin — protein sequence MYVEFDRDTCVGMYQCVAEWDAFEKDMTDGKADLRGSEERDEDLFVLDVPDGEELDAKFAARTCPVDAIEVYDDDGEQVV from the coding sequence ATGTACGTGGAGTTCGACCGCGACACCTGCGTCGGGATGTACCAGTGCGTGGCCGAGTGGGACGCCTTCGAGAAGGACATGACCGACGGGAAAGCCGACCTGCGAGGGAGCGAGGAGCGAGACGAGGACCTGTTCGTCCTCGACGTGCCGGACGGCGAGGAACTCGACGCGAAGTTCGCGGCGCGGACCTGCCCCGTCGACGCGATCGAAGTGTACGACGACGACGGCGAACAGGTCGTCTGA
- a CDS encoding DUF5784 family protein yields the protein MAQPLRFRRAPGRWDADRVRSTLERPLDENLGATAGSPWFGSPPGYDARRFDMDDGSFALFCWTDDDGDPPPGVSGGPAGYWIGNTETPSELWRTDKYGFDAVPYPVSRWTQRELLAALHDDEPWLAAYPHVSWYFLPVFCSKDGAETTRAFFRDHAAGFPDATREEGTGFVERTLRPGTLDPYRETMAGKLGTSVSPDVVRMSAAIAEFTAAWLLSDSGYEVTPEIEVTTGHSLDFRATEPDTGRASLVEVTRPQPVSSRAASDPVAAVRDTAETKTSGQLEAHGGGVTLLVDCSSFPASDWTRIREARPDVRHKPAVVLRARPDGHVEGYRKGSLPIDLSPAIDWLS from the coding sequence GTGGCACAACCGCTCCGATTCAGGCGCGCCCCGGGCCGCTGGGACGCCGACCGCGTTCGCTCGACGCTCGAACGGCCGCTCGACGAAAATCTCGGAGCGACCGCCGGGAGCCCGTGGTTCGGCTCGCCCCCGGGGTACGACGCCCGCCGGTTCGACATGGACGACGGCTCGTTCGCGCTGTTCTGTTGGACCGACGACGACGGTGATCCGCCGCCCGGCGTCTCCGGCGGACCGGCGGGGTACTGGATCGGCAACACCGAGACGCCGAGCGAACTCTGGCGGACGGACAAGTACGGTTTCGACGCGGTTCCGTACCCCGTCTCGCGGTGGACCCAACGCGAGCTGCTCGCTGCGCTTCACGACGACGAGCCGTGGCTCGCCGCGTATCCTCACGTCTCGTGGTACTTTCTCCCGGTGTTCTGTTCAAAGGACGGTGCGGAGACGACCCGCGCGTTCTTCCGCGACCACGCCGCCGGATTCCCCGACGCGACCCGCGAGGAGGGGACCGGCTTCGTCGAACGGACGCTCCGGCCCGGCACGCTCGACCCGTATCGCGAAACGATGGCCGGAAAGCTCGGGACCTCCGTCTCGCCCGATGTCGTCCGGATGAGCGCCGCCATCGCCGAGTTCACCGCCGCGTGGCTCCTTTCTGACTCCGGGTACGAGGTCACGCCCGAGATCGAGGTGACTACGGGCCACTCGCTCGACTTCCGGGCGACGGAGCCGGACACCGGCCGCGCTTCGCTCGTCGAGGTGACGCGTCCGCAACCGGTGTCGTCCCGGGCAGCGAGCGACCCGGTCGCAGCGGTCCGCGACACCGCGGAAACGAAGACGAGCGGACAGCTGGAGGCCCACGGCGGCGGGGTCACGCTCCTCGTCGACTGTTCGTCGTTTCCCGCGTCCGATTGGACGCGGATCCGCGAGGCGCGACCGGACGTCCGGCACAAACCCGCCGTCGTGCTCCGCGCGCGTCCCGACGGCCATGTGGAGGGATACCGAAAGGGGTCGCTGCCGATAGATCTCTCCCCGGCGATCGACTGGCTGTCCTAG
- a CDS encoding cysteine hydrolase family protein, with amino-acid sequence MPYDPTETAVIVVDMQNGFCHPDGSLYAEPSEAAVAPVSSLVERARDAGASVVYTRDVHPPEQFDETHYYDEFDRWGEHVVEGSWDAELVGDLDVRDGDHVVEKHTYDAFYRTDLDGYLDAHGIADLLICGTLANVCVLHTAGSAGLRDYRPVVVEDALGYITAEHRDYAVDHADWLFGETTTRDAVSFAE; translated from the coding sequence ATGCCGTACGATCCGACCGAGACCGCAGTGATCGTCGTCGACATGCAGAACGGTTTCTGTCATCCCGACGGGAGCCTCTACGCGGAGCCGAGCGAGGCGGCGGTCGCGCCCGTCTCGTCGCTCGTCGAGCGCGCGCGAGACGCCGGCGCGAGCGTGGTGTACACCCGCGATGTCCACCCGCCAGAGCAGTTCGACGAAACGCACTACTACGACGAGTTCGACCGGTGGGGCGAACACGTCGTCGAGGGGTCGTGGGACGCCGAACTCGTCGGCGACCTCGACGTCCGCGACGGGGACCACGTCGTCGAGAAGCACACCTACGACGCCTTCTACCGGACGGATCTCGACGGCTACCTCGACGCCCACGGCATCGCAGACCTCCTGATCTGCGGAACGCTCGCGAACGTCTGCGTGCTCCACACCGCCGGCAGCGCCGGACTGCGCGATTACCGCCCCGTCGTCGTCGAGGACGCGCTCGGGTACATCACCGCGGAGCACCGCGACTACGCCGTCGACCACGCGGACTGGCTGTTCGGCGAGACGACGACGCGAGACGCCGTGTCGTTCGCCGAGTGA
- the hemB gene encoding porphobilinogen synthase has product MHPTDRPRRLRTDGVRPLVSETSLSAADLVAPVFVDATTDERVPIETMPGHERVPVDEAAARVEEILETGVEAVIVFGIPESKDAEGSRAHADDGVVQRAIRRIDAETDAYVIGDVCLCEYTDHGHCGVIEASAETDPTLTVKNDETLELLARTAVSQADAGADMVAPSAMTDGQVRAIREALDAAGHEDVALMSYAVKYESAFYGPFRDAADGAPAFGDRRHYQMDPANRREALREARIDAEEGADVLMVKPGLPSLDIVADLRREFDHPIAAYNVSGEYAMIHAAAEKGWLDLTETAHESLLSIKRAGADLIVTYFAEDLAERL; this is encoded by the coding sequence ATGCACCCGACCGACCGGCCGCGGCGGCTCCGGACCGACGGCGTCCGCCCGCTCGTCAGCGAGACTTCGCTTTCGGCCGCCGACCTCGTCGCGCCCGTGTTCGTCGACGCGACGACCGACGAGCGCGTTCCGATCGAGACCATGCCCGGCCACGAGCGCGTCCCCGTCGACGAGGCGGCCGCCCGCGTCGAAGAGATTCTGGAGACGGGAGTCGAAGCGGTCATCGTCTTCGGAATCCCCGAGTCGAAAGACGCCGAGGGGAGCCGCGCGCACGCCGACGACGGCGTCGTCCAGCGCGCGATCCGTCGGATCGACGCTGAGACCGACGCCTACGTGATCGGCGACGTCTGCCTCTGTGAGTACACCGATCACGGCCACTGCGGCGTGATAGAGGCGTCGGCGGAGACGGACCCGACGCTCACCGTCAAAAACGACGAGACGCTGGAGTTGCTCGCCCGTACCGCGGTGTCGCAGGCGGACGCGGGCGCGGACATGGTCGCCCCCTCCGCGATGACTGACGGACAGGTCCGGGCGATCCGCGAGGCGCTCGACGCGGCCGGTCACGAGGACGTGGCGCTCATGAGCTACGCGGTCAAGTACGAGTCGGCCTTCTACGGGCCGTTCCGCGACGCCGCCGACGGCGCGCCCGCGTTCGGCGACCGCCGGCACTACCAGATGGATCCCGCGAACCGCCGCGAGGCGCTCCGGGAGGCTCGGATCGACGCCGAGGAGGGCGCGGACGTGCTGATGGTAAAACCCGGGCTCCCCTCCCTCGATATCGTCGCCGACCTCCGCCGGGAGTTCGACCACCCGATCGCCGCGTACAACGTCTCCGGCGAGTACGCGATGATCCACGCGGCCGCGGAGAAGGGTTGGCTCGACCTGACCGAGACCGCCCACGAGTCGCTGCTGTCGATCAAGCGCGCCGGCGCGGACCTCATCGTGACGTACTTCGCCGAGGACTTGGCCGAGCGGCTGTAG
- a CDS encoding EamA family transporter, producing MSYVLWALLAMGCYSFAFLFMKIALQDLPTFTVMPIAVGTLAAGAVAVAAVFGEWSVPSVTSRPIGFALAAGLCLTGAVVGYFRALSTGPVSVVVPIFGMFLVGGALLGIVVLGEALTVKKAVGIAFGAVAVVLIAT from the coding sequence GTGAGCTACGTGTTGTGGGCACTGCTGGCGATGGGCTGTTATTCGTTCGCGTTCCTGTTCATGAAAATTGCGCTTCAGGACCTGCCGACGTTCACCGTCATGCCGATCGCCGTCGGCACCCTGGCCGCGGGAGCGGTGGCCGTGGCGGCCGTGTTCGGCGAGTGGTCGGTCCCGTCGGTGACGAGCCGACCGATCGGGTTTGCACTCGCAGCAGGGCTCTGTCTCACCGGGGCCGTCGTGGGGTATTTCCGCGCCCTCTCGACCGGTCCGGTCAGTGTCGTCGTGCCGATCTTCGGGATGTTCCTCGTCGGTGGTGCGCTCCTCGGAATCGTCGTATTGGGTGAGGCGCTTACGGTCAAGAAGGCCGTCGGCATCGCGTTCGGGGCCGTTGCAGTCGTCCTCATCGCCACGTGA
- a CDS encoding HVO_2523 family zinc finger protein, translating into MDDSAESGGRPCPICETPMYHRHCKYVCPAHGVVYDCSDTFY; encoded by the coding sequence ATGGACGACTCAGCGGAGTCCGGCGGGCGGCCGTGTCCGATCTGTGAGACGCCGATGTACCACCGACACTGCAAGTACGTCTGCCCGGCCCACGGCGTCGTCTACGACTGTAGCGACACGTTCTATTAG
- a CDS encoding PHP domain-containing protein has product MVTDRIVADLHAHTTVSDGTMTVAELVATARESALDWVAVTDHDRIHPALGAPVVERDGVHVVRGIELRVDAGDERVDLLGYGVEHTPALDAEIERLQTDRKRRGAAICDAVEAQLGIDLGLDPRPGLGRPHIARAIDESAAPYDYAAAFDELIGDDGPCYVAREVTDLDRGVDLLSEAAAVVGLAHPFRYDDVDAALDIARDLDAVERFYPYGRPVDDTRVERVAAESSLLLTGGSDAHARTLGEAGLTAEAFAPVRDRFPEPR; this is encoded by the coding sequence ATGGTCACGGACCGGATCGTCGCGGATCTCCACGCGCACACGACGGTCTCCGACGGCACGATGACCGTCGCGGAACTCGTAGCGACGGCGCGGGAGTCGGCGCTGGACTGGGTAGCGGTCACCGACCACGACCGGATCCATCCGGCCCTCGGTGCCCCGGTGGTCGAGCGCGACGGCGTCCACGTCGTTCGGGGTATCGAACTGCGCGTCGACGCCGGCGACGAGCGGGTCGACCTCCTCGGCTACGGCGTCGAACACACGCCGGCGCTCGACGCGGAGATCGAGCGACTCCAGACCGACCGGAAGCGACGCGGAGCCGCGATCTGCGACGCGGTCGAGGCGCAGTTGGGGATCGACCTCGGGCTCGACCCGCGTCCCGGGCTCGGCCGCCCGCACATCGCTCGCGCCATCGACGAGTCGGCCGCTCCGTACGACTACGCCGCGGCCTTCGACGAACTGATCGGCGACGACGGCCCCTGCTACGTCGCCCGCGAGGTGACGGACCTCGACCGCGGCGTCGACCTCCTGTCCGAGGCGGCCGCGGTCGTCGGACTTGCACATCCCTTCCGCTACGACGACGTCGACGCGGCGCTCGATATCGCCCGCGACTTGGACGCAGTCGAGCGGTTCTATCCGTACGGCCGCCCCGTCGACGACACTCGCGTTGAGCGGGTCGCTGCGGAATCTTCCCTCCTCTTGACCGGCGGGAGCGACGCCCACGCCCGAACGCTCGGCGAGGCGGGACTGACCGCCGAGGCGTTCGCGCCGGTGCGGGACCGCTTCCCAGAGCCGCGGTAA
- a CDS encoding DUF6757 family protein gives MRCHYCEREATYEAEQSGVVVGLCEEHFKARVEELAESDELASLRDRIDIESQE, from the coding sequence ATGCGGTGTCACTACTGTGAACGAGAGGCCACGTACGAGGCCGAACAGAGCGGCGTGGTCGTCGGACTCTGTGAGGAGCACTTCAAAGCCCGCGTCGAAGAACTCGCGGAGTCCGACGAACTCGCCTCGCTCCGCGACCGGATCGACATCGAATCACAGGAGTAG
- a CDS encoding Hvo_1808 family surface protein: MRRVHTLSFVLAAIALLAVGGVAGGAVGDVADASSPTLASEPPTPTAASVSGPEAVASATPATCDTDDNTAVVGCWNGTHYEDELSFDQDDGLTEAELEALTHLTMARVEHIRQRPFREGVPVETVTRAEFTNGSMGGDGADETNGSVAASQRWNDQVWEALFVVGEDTTAAEEIDTVFGGAVSGFYSPTQDSIVLVVSEGEAVQIDPSTLAHELVHGMQDQYHDLTRARYVGATQDRDLAVDGIVEGEAVHIEERYAARCADNWTCIDGPSSGGGGGGSASEYNFGILQTVLQPYAEGAFYVESLVEAEGWSAVNETMTTPPESTAEVIHERPGYETRAVEFEDTATDGWETYPDQGVDGAETAGEASMFVMFWYQSFEYGYPVLEPTGSRASNVRIHTRPEASLRTRVNYNYAHEATAGWAGDELYPYRNDDGGETRDGYIWVTEWQTRADATAFYETYRTMLEAHGDDPYVTGDVYAIDDGDFPGAYGVSRENTTVTIVHAPEPGGVLELRPGIGLDLPGSTDGPVGEPDDDETDGGVGSGNDGGSGFDGADRGDGSGPDSETGGGAGEGESNDAGESSTAEETPGFGVAAALAAVVATVAVLARRRR, from the coding sequence ATGCGACGGGTTCACACCCTCTCGTTCGTTCTCGCCGCGATCGCCCTCCTCGCGGTCGGCGGCGTCGCCGGGGGCGCTGTCGGCGACGTCGCAGACGCTTCCTCGCCGACGCTCGCGTCCGAGCCGCCGACGCCGACCGCGGCGTCCGTGTCGGGTCCGGAGGCCGTGGCGAGCGCGACGCCGGCGACGTGCGACACCGACGATAACACGGCGGTGGTCGGCTGCTGGAACGGGACCCACTACGAGGACGAGCTGTCGTTCGATCAGGACGACGGACTCACCGAGGCGGAGCTGGAGGCGCTGACGCACCTGACGATGGCGCGGGTCGAACACATCCGCCAGCGGCCCTTCCGCGAGGGCGTGCCGGTCGAGACGGTCACGCGCGCGGAGTTCACGAACGGGTCGATGGGGGGCGATGGAGCCGACGAGACGAACGGATCGGTCGCGGCGTCGCAGCGGTGGAACGACCAGGTGTGGGAAGCGCTGTTCGTCGTCGGCGAGGACACGACGGCGGCGGAGGAGATAGACACCGTCTTCGGCGGCGCAGTCTCGGGGTTTTACTCGCCGACACAAGACAGTATCGTCCTCGTGGTATCCGAGGGCGAGGCGGTCCAAATCGACCCGTCGACGCTCGCACACGAGCTCGTCCACGGGATGCAAGACCAGTATCACGACCTCACGCGGGCCCGATACGTCGGTGCGACGCAGGACCGTGACCTCGCGGTCGACGGAATCGTCGAGGGCGAGGCCGTCCACATCGAAGAGCGATACGCCGCGCGCTGTGCCGACAACTGGACCTGTATCGACGGCCCGTCTAGCGGCGGTGGGGGCGGCGGGTCGGCCAGCGAGTACAACTTCGGCATCCTCCAGACCGTCCTCCAGCCGTACGCCGAGGGAGCGTTCTACGTCGAGTCGCTCGTCGAGGCGGAGGGCTGGTCGGCCGTCAACGAGACGATGACGACCCCGCCGGAGTCGACCGCCGAGGTCATCCACGAACGACCGGGGTACGAAACTCGCGCGGTCGAGTTCGAGGACACGGCGACCGACGGGTGGGAAACGTACCCGGATCAGGGAGTCGACGGCGCGGAGACCGCCGGGGAGGCCTCGATGTTCGTCATGTTCTGGTACCAGAGCTTCGAGTACGGGTACCCGGTCCTCGAACCGACGGGGAGCCGGGCGTCGAACGTCCGGATCCACACGCGGCCCGAGGCGAGCCTCCGGACACGCGTCAACTACAATTACGCGCACGAGGCGACGGCCGGCTGGGCCGGCGACGAGCTGTACCCGTATCGGAACGACGACGGCGGCGAGACGCGCGACGGCTACATCTGGGTGACCGAGTGGCAGACGCGGGCGGACGCGACCGCGTTCTACGAGACGTACCGCACGATGCTCGAGGCCCACGGCGACGACCCCTACGTGACGGGCGACGTGTACGCGATCGACGACGGCGATTTCCCCGGTGCCTACGGCGTGAGCCGCGAGAACACCACGGTGACCATCGTGCACGCGCCGGAGCCCGGCGGCGTGCTCGAACTCCGGCCCGGTATCGGGCTCGATCTCCCCGGGAGCACCGACGGACCTGTCGGCGAACCGGATGACGACGAGACCGACGGCGGCGTCGGCAGCGGAAACGACGGGGGGAGCGGCTTCGACGGAGCCGACCGCGGCGACGGAAGCGGTCCCGACTCCGAGACCGGCGGAGGAGCCGGCGAGGGAGAGTCGAACGACGCTGGAGAGTCGAGCACCGCCGAGGAGACGCCCGGATTCGGCGTCGCAGCCGCCCTGGCCGCGGTGGTCGCGACGGTCGCCGTCTTGGCTCGTCGCCGACGCTGA
- a CDS encoding TIGR00296 family protein, whose protein sequence is MSEAQTVQLSYDDGARAVELAREAVESFVRHGQREQPGSMREAFYARTGAFVRLESTRGRGRLRGCAGAWKTSDQLGHAIVEAAIKAASGDSCGSEVEPKELDNLTVSVFVVSNTVLTNDPLADLDIGTHGIAVDGGNAHGWLYPTVPVENDWSGAEFLSRACRKAKLAPNAWEDEETMVTLIEGQVFRERADGGAVEEL, encoded by the coding sequence ATGTCCGAGGCTCAGACCGTTCAGCTGTCGTACGACGACGGTGCACGAGCGGTCGAACTCGCGCGGGAGGCGGTCGAGTCGTTCGTCCGACACGGACAACGAGAACAACCGGGCAGCATGCGCGAAGCATTTTACGCCCGAACTGGCGCGTTCGTCAGGCTGGAATCCACGCGCGGTCGAGGCCGGCTCCGTGGCTGTGCCGGTGCGTGGAAGACGTCCGACCAGCTCGGCCACGCGATAGTCGAGGCCGCGATCAAGGCCGCCTCCGGCGACTCCTGCGGGTCCGAGGTCGAGCCCAAAGAGCTCGACAACCTCACCGTCTCCGTGTTCGTCGTCTCGAACACGGTGCTCACCAACGATCCCCTCGCGGATCTCGATATCGGCACCCACGGTATCGCCGTCGACGGCGGCAACGCCCACGGCTGGCTCTATCCGACGGTGCCCGTAGAGAACGACTGGTCGGGTGCCGAGTTCCTCTCGCGCGCCTGCCGGAAGGCCAAGCTCGCGCCGAACGCGTGGGAAGACGAGGAGACGATGGTGACGCTCATCGAGGGACAGGTGTTCCGAGAGCGCGCCGACGGCGGCGCAGTCGAGGAGCTGTAG
- a CDS encoding nicotinate phosphoribosyltransferase, translating to MTEFDIVDADAIRDGRATDAYFDRTETALRRADRNPRVVAEVTADQFPDGEFEAVAGLKDAVALLAGRDVDVDAIPEGRLFDGGPVMRIEGPYLAFARLETSLLGFLSHASGIATAALDCRMAAPDAQVLSFGARHVHPSMAAVVERAALVGGLDGFSHVAAGELIGREASGTMPHALAICFGRGEQEAAWRAFDEAVDESVPRIALCDTYSDEVDEVLRAVETLGDRLDGVRLDTTGSRRGDFRHIVREVQWELDARGHTDVDVYVSGGLGPADLRELRDVVDGFGVGGYVSNAEPVDFALDLVSVDGEPAAKRGKLSGAKDAYRTADGAHAVGLADRPGPADAESLMVPVIRDGDVVDDDPFDLDAAAERALADAEAVGYAERRAE from the coding sequence ATGACCGAGTTCGACATCGTCGACGCGGACGCGATCCGCGATGGGCGGGCGACGGACGCGTACTTCGATCGGACTGAGACGGCCCTGCGGCGAGCGGACCGAAACCCCCGAGTCGTCGCCGAGGTGACGGCAGACCAGTTCCCCGACGGGGAGTTCGAGGCGGTCGCCGGCCTGAAAGACGCCGTCGCGCTGCTCGCCGGTCGCGACGTCGACGTCGACGCGATCCCTGAGGGACGCCTGTTCGACGGCGGGCCGGTGATGCGGATCGAGGGACCGTACCTCGCGTTCGCCCGACTCGAAACGTCGCTTCTGGGGTTCCTCTCGCACGCGTCCGGAATCGCGACCGCCGCGCTCGACTGTCGGATGGCTGCGCCCGATGCGCAGGTGCTCTCGTTCGGCGCGCGACACGTTCACCCCTCGATGGCCGCAGTCGTCGAACGCGCCGCGCTCGTGGGGGGGCTCGACGGGTTCTCGCACGTCGCCGCGGGCGAGCTGATCGGCCGAGAGGCGTCGGGGACGATGCCGCACGCACTCGCGATCTGCTTCGGCCGCGGCGAGCAGGAGGCGGCGTGGCGCGCCTTCGACGAGGCCGTTGACGAATCCGTCCCGCGGATCGCGCTCTGTGACACCTACTCCGACGAGGTCGACGAGGTCCTCCGCGCGGTCGAGACGCTCGGCGATCGGCTCGACGGCGTGCGGCTCGACACCACCGGGTCGCGGCGTGGGGACTTCAGACACATCGTCAGGGAAGTGCAGTGGGAACTCGACGCACGCGGGCACACGGACGTCGACGTGTACGTCTCCGGCGGGCTGGGTCCCGCAGACCTCCGGGAACTCCGCGACGTGGTCGACGGGTTCGGCGTCGGCGGCTACGTCTCGAACGCGGAACCGGTGGACTTCGCGCTCGATCTGGTCAGCGTCGACGGCGAGCCAGCCGCGAAGCGCGGGAAACTCTCGGGCGCGAAAGACGCGTATCGGACCGCCGACGGCGCGCACGCGGTCGGGCTCGCCGACCGACCGGGACCCGCCGACGCCGAGTCGCTCATGGTGCCGGTGATCCGCGACGGCGACGTCGTCGACGACGATCCGTTCGACCTCGACGCCGCGGCGGAGCGCGCGCTCGCAGACGCGGAGGCGGTGGGATACGCGGAGCGACGCGCCGAATAG